Part of the Bacillus cabrialesii genome is shown below.
TAATTAGGGATGTAATTCAGTTCTTTCATCGCGGAATAAACAAGCTTTTTGAGTTCATCTGTCACCGTCTCAGGATGATTGATCACACGGGATACCGTCATTTTCGAAACATTAGCCTTTTTCGCCACATCTGACAATGTTGCCATTTTCATCCCCTCCTTACCTGTGCTTATTATCCAAACTAGTGAAAAAGTCCTTTATTATAACTAATATCCGATGCAGCCAAAGAGAAAATAAAAAAGAGATTTCCATCAGGAAACCTCACATTGTCCAAAAGACTCGCTTTTCAGTTGATTATGCGCCTTCCGATAGGCTCACACGCTAACTCCCCTTCGATGAGAAAGGCTTTTTTAGATTTCCGTCCACTTTTTCTCTAAAATCGGATAGGAGTAGTTCTGCATCTGCTCAATTAACTCGTCAGGCCGTGAAGAGCTGTGGATCAGCTTTAGGTGCGATTCGTTAGAAAACCCTTCCTGAATGCTGTATTTCACCATTTTCATCATCGGTTCAAAATATCCATTCACATTGTACAATCCGATTGGCTTTTGGTGGATGCCGATCTGCGCCCAGCAAAGAACTTCAAATAATTCTTCATATGTACCGAAGCCGCCCGGCATGGCGATAAAGCCGTCCGCCAGCTCGCTCATTTTGGCTTTACGTTCATGCATCCCGTTTACTTCAATCAACTCAGTCAGGTTTTGATGGACTACCTCCCCGCTGAACAAACCGCTCGGCATGACTCCGATTGCAGTTCCGCCGTTTTCCATTATCGTGTCAGCAATCGCGCCCATCAAGCCTACGCGGGAGCCACCATAGACAAGGCCGATTCCCTGCTCAGCCATGTAGGCGCCAAGCTCTGCCGCTTTTCGTTTATACGCTTCATTCCCCCCAGGGTTTGATCCCGCAAATACACAAATTGTTTTCATCTTGTCATCTCCGCATCTAGATATCGTGTTAAACATCCAAAAAACACACTATATATTGTCCCACCTTCATGTGATAATATCAATATGAAATACATAAAGAATGCGGGAGTGATGATATTGCAGCTGGCTGATGCAGAAAAATGGATGAAAGAGTTTTACGGTAAAAGAGGCTGGACAGAATACGGACCGTTTATTCGAGTCGGCTTTTTAATGGAAGAAGCCGGAGAACTGGCTCGGGCCGTCAGAGCATATGAAATCGGCAGAGACCGGCCGGATGAGAAAGAATCGACACGAGCTGAGCAAAAACAAGAATTGATTGAAGAAATGGGAGATGTCATCGGAAATATCGCGATTCTTGCTGACATGTACGGTGTCACTTTAGAAGACGTGATGAAGGCACACCAAGAAAAACTGACAAAACGGTTTGAGCATGTATAAAAAAAGCGGCCGCAGTGGCCGCTTTTTTTAACCTGTGATTTCATCATGGTGATCAAAGAAATGCTGCTTCCCTATTTTATGAAATAGGCCTGTTTTATGCAGCAGCTCCTTCGGCTGTGATTGCAGTCCCACAATCATCAGCTTTCCGTTGTGGCGTTTAATCCTGTTCATAATGTTCCCAAGCACTGCTTCAGCCGACGTATCCATATAGTGCACCTTATTCATGAGCAGAATAAGGGTCTTCGGCTTTTTCTGTACATGCTCCAGCAGTGAAGATTCAAGCGAATCAATTGACCCGAAAAACAGCGGCCCTTCTATGGCATACATGCTGACAGATGAGTCTTCTCTCTTCGCCAGAACGGGATGCGATTCATGAGTGTGGACGCGGGTCGCTTCGCTCATTCTTCTGATGAAGAACACAAACGCGAGCAGCAATCCGGTTGCCACACCAATGATTAAGTCAAACAGAACCGTAAGAACAAAGGTCGCCGCCAAAATAATGGAATCAGCGTTTTTCAGTCTCAGCATGTTCGCGACTTCCTTCCGCTCACTCATATTCCATGCGACAACCATGAGAATCGGCGCCATGCTGGCAAGCGGCACGTGGGATGCATAAGGCGCGAATACGAGCAGGACAAGAAGAACGACGACACCATGAACGACGCCGGAAACAGGCGAAACCGCTCCGTTTTTAATATTGGTTGCCGTTCTGGCGATCGCTCCTGTTGCCGGGATTCCGCCGAACAGCGGCGCAGCCATATTCGCAATCCCTTGGCCGACAAGCTCCTTGTTGCTGTCATGCTTTGAACCCTTCATGTTATCTGCGACCATTGCGGACAAAATCGACTCAAGCCCGCCAAGAAGCGCGATGACAAGCGCTGCCGGAAACAGCGTGACCATTTTATCCAATGTAAGCTCCGGGAACTGAAATTCCGGCAAATGACGGGGAATTTCTCCATACGTTGACCCGATTGTCGCCATGCGGTCAGGGAAAAAGATAACCGCGACCAGTGTGGAAATAAGAAGCGCCAATAAAGCGCCCGGTACTTTAGGCATCACTTTGGCGGATACAAGCAAAATGACGAGCCCGATGACTGCTGTCAAAATCGCATACATGTTAAATGTGCCGAGCTTCTGTGCGATTTCAAACATGTTGTGATGAAAATTCTCGTGTTTTTCAACATTTCTCAAACCGAAGAAATTAGCGATTTGCTCTGTGAAGATCAGCACGGCAATTCCGGCTGTAAAACCGACGATAACAGGTTTCGGCACGAATTTCATGATTTTTCCGAGCTTAAACAGCCCGAACAGCACCAGCATCACTCCTGCCATAAACCCTGCAATCAGCAGGTTCTCCAAGCCGTACTGCATTACAATGCCGAATAGAATGGGGACAAAGGCGCCTGTCGGACCGCCAATTTGATATTTAGACCCTCCAAACAAAGAGATACAAATCCCTGCAATAACTACAGTGTACAGCCCGTATTCAGGCTCGACTCCCGAGGCAATGGCAAACGCCATCCCTAAAGGAATTGCCACGACACCTACTACGATACCTGCAATCAAGTCTTTCTGAAATTTCTGCAAATTGTATCCCTTGAATCTCCCTGAGAATCGCATATTTTGCTATAACCTCCCTTATAAATGTGTGTTTATGAGCTCAGTTTCATAACCGTTAATAACGACATCAAGTTTCCCTGTTTCAGGATGAATGACAAGTCCATGCACCGGCACCTTTTTCGGCAGCAGCGGATGGTTTTTGATCAGATTCACACTGTGGGAAACGCTTTCTTCCACGCTGTGAAAACCGGTCAGCCACGTTTTCAAATCAAGTCCGGCGCTAGCCAGCAAATTCAGGCAGTTTTCTTCCACACCGCGTTCCTTTGCTTTCTCGAGAATCGAAGTCGCATTTAATCCCGACATCCCGCATTCATGGTGTCCGACAATGCACACCTCTTCAGCCTGCAATTCATAAATCGCAACCAGTATGCTTCGCATCACGCTTCCAAATGGGTGAGAAACGATGGCTCCCGCGTTTTTTACAATTTTAGCATCACCGTTTTTAAGCCCCATTGCTTGCGGAAGAAGTTCTGTGAGCCTTGTATCCATACAGGTGACAATGACAAGCTTTTTTGAAGGAAATTTTGTCGTTTTGTACGGTTCATACTTCTTCTCTCTGACAAACCGCTGATTGTGTTCCAAAATTGATGTTAAAGAAACCATTTGATTCATCTCCCATCCATATGATTTTGCAAGCCTTCTTACCCAGCTTACAATAAGGAATTATAGCATAGGATTAGGCCACGAAAAGGCTTTCAAAAAAAGACACTATAATTGGACCGTATAATCAAAACATAAAAATTTATATCTTTCAAAGATAATAAAATTTATATTTATTGAATCCTATAATCCGGCTTCAACTGGCATATTGATGATTTGTCTGACAAAAAATATAGGTGAATTCAGATAATTAAAAAACTTTTTTAAGCTTATTTAGCTGTTTATTCAAATCCGATATTCATTTTAAGTTCAAAAGAACCAGAAATTCAAAAGAAGCAGCTATATTTTTAACATCTATTTAATTCCGATATAATGAAAGAGACAACAGCCATAAAGGGGGAGCCTTGTTGAAACCATTTGTATTTATCACAAAACCGATTCCTGAAGAGATTGAAGCATTCATCGGTGAACATTGCCATTATGAAATATGGAAGGAGGATACGCTTCCGAATGACGTGCTTCTTGAAAAGCTAAAAGATGCAGAAGGGCTTTTAACGTCAGGAACGTCCGGACCGTCAATCAATCGTGAATTGCTTGAACACGCGCCTAAGCTCAAAGTCGTCAGCAACCAATCAGTAGGCTATGATAATTTCGATATAGAAGCAATGAAAGAAAGAGGAGTCGTCGGCACTCATACGCCTTATACACTGGATGACACGGTCGCGGATCTGGCCTTTTCTTTAATCCTCTCTTCCGCCAGACGTGTTGCCGAGCTGGACCGTTTCGTCAGAGCCGGAAAATGGGGAAGCGTTGAAGAGGAAGCGCTTTTCGGCATTGACGTTCATCATCAAACGTTAGGCATTATCGGCATGGGCCGAATCGGCGAACAA
Proteins encoded:
- a CDS encoding TIGR00730 family Rossman fold protein → MKTICVFAGSNPGGNEAYKRKAAELGAYMAEQGIGLVYGGSRVGLMGAIADTIMENGGTAIGVMPSGLFSGEVVHQNLTELIEVNGMHERKAKMSELADGFIAMPGGFGTYEELFEVLCWAQIGIHQKPIGLYNVNGYFEPMMKMVKYSIQEGFSNESHLKLIHSSSRPDELIEQMQNYSYPILEKKWTEI
- a CDS encoding MazG nucleotide pyrophosphohydrolase domain-containing protein, coding for MQLADAEKWMKEFYGKRGWTEYGPFIRVGFLMEEAGELARAVRAYEIGRDRPDEKESTRAEQKQELIEEMGDVIGNIAILADMYGVTLEDVMKAHQEKLTKRFEHV
- a CDS encoding SulP family inorganic anion transporter is translated as MRFSGRFKGYNLQKFQKDLIAGIVVGVVAIPLGMAFAIASGVEPEYGLYTVVIAGICISLFGGSKYQIGGPTGAFVPILFGIVMQYGLENLLIAGFMAGVMLVLFGLFKLGKIMKFVPKPVIVGFTAGIAVLIFTEQIANFFGLRNVEKHENFHHNMFEIAQKLGTFNMYAILTAVIGLVILLVSAKVMPKVPGALLALLISTLVAVIFFPDRMATIGSTYGEIPRHLPEFQFPELTLDKMVTLFPAALVIALLGGLESILSAMVADNMKGSKHDSNKELVGQGIANMAAPLFGGIPATGAIARTATNIKNGAVSPVSGVVHGVVVLLVLLVFAPYASHVPLASMAPILMVVAWNMSERKEVANMLRLKNADSIILAATFVLTVLFDLIIGVATGLLLAFVFFIRRMSEATRVHTHESHPVLAKREDSSVSMYAIEGPLFFGSIDSLESSLLEHVQKKPKTLILLMNKVHYMDTSAEAVLGNIMNRIKRHNGKLMIVGLQSQPKELLHKTGLFHKIGKQHFFDHHDEITG
- a CDS encoding beta-class carbonic anhydrase, whose translation is MNQMVSLTSILEHNQRFVREKKYEPYKTTKFPSKKLVIVTCMDTRLTELLPQAMGLKNGDAKIVKNAGAIVSHPFGSVMRSILVAIYELQAEEVCIVGHHECGMSGLNATSILEKAKERGVEENCLNLLASAGLDLKTWLTGFHSVEESVSHSVNLIKNHPLLPKKVPVHGLVIHPETGKLDVVINGYETELINTHL